One Planctomycetia bacterium genomic region harbors:
- the pepA gene encoding putative cytosol aminopeptidase, which produces MSQEFAKAGRSAGIVAEPAVPPQAVDAEALVVFVTEGGTGAGVAAAVDKATGGLVSRVAASGEFSGKRYECVPLLAPPGLAAGQVLLVGLGKREQVDAGILYRAAAMAARHLAGRPRGRVAFLGDAGWSATLAEQAVAGAAVGMTGQDLYRAERRRTPFGTTAWVGLAPTLVASGTAIADGVNLARRLVNMPPDDLYPETFAAEAATIAGRTGLEIEIWDEDRLLAERCRAILAVGRGSSRPPRLVILRYQGNRQSAAALDLALVGKGVTFDSGGLSLKPSESMLTMKCDMAGGAAALAAAATIASLGLPINLVAAIGLVENMTGPAAYKLGDVITARSGTTIEVHNTDAEGRVVLADVLDVVRGLQPRRIIDVATLTGACMVALGHDVAGLFTNDQPWCDAVAAAARSVGEPVWQLPMYEEYDEQIKSDVADIKNVGDGRWGGAITAAKFLERFVGKIPWTHIDIAGPSFAEKPKPWTDGGGTGAMVRAFVELARNATTKA; this is translated from the coding sequence ATGAGCCAGGAATTCGCCAAGGCCGGCCGCAGTGCAGGGATCGTCGCTGAACCCGCCGTCCCGCCCCAGGCGGTCGATGCCGAGGCATTGGTCGTGTTCGTGACGGAAGGGGGCACCGGCGCAGGCGTGGCGGCGGCCGTCGACAAGGCGACCGGCGGCCTCGTGTCGCGGGTCGCGGCAAGTGGGGAATTTTCCGGGAAGCGGTACGAGTGCGTGCCGCTGCTGGCGCCCCCCGGCCTCGCGGCCGGCCAGGTGCTGCTCGTGGGGCTCGGCAAACGCGAGCAGGTCGATGCCGGCATCCTCTACCGGGCCGCGGCCATGGCGGCCCGGCACTTGGCAGGGCGGCCCCGGGGCCGGGTCGCGTTCCTCGGTGATGCCGGCTGGTCGGCAACGCTCGCCGAGCAGGCCGTGGCCGGGGCGGCGGTGGGAATGACCGGGCAAGACCTGTATCGTGCCGAGCGGCGCCGGACACCGTTCGGCACGACCGCCTGGGTCGGCCTGGCGCCGACGCTGGTGGCCTCGGGTACGGCGATCGCCGACGGAGTGAACCTCGCTCGCCGGCTGGTCAACATGCCCCCCGACGATCTGTATCCGGAGACGTTCGCCGCCGAGGCGGCGACGATCGCCGGCCGCACCGGCCTGGAGATCGAGATCTGGGACGAGGACCGGCTCCTCGCCGAGCGTTGCCGGGCGATCCTCGCCGTCGGCCGCGGGAGCTCCCGGCCGCCGCGGCTCGTGATCCTCAGGTACCAGGGGAATCGCCAGTCGGCCGCCGCGCTCGACCTCGCCCTCGTCGGCAAGGGGGTGACGTTCGATTCCGGCGGCCTGTCGCTCAAGCCTTCCGAGTCGATGCTGACGATGAAGTGCGATATGGCGGGGGGTGCGGCGGCCCTGGCCGCGGCGGCGACGATCGCCTCCCTCGGGCTGCCGATCAACCTCGTGGCGGCGATCGGGCTGGTGGAGAACATGACCGGTCCGGCGGCCTACAAGCTCGGCGATGTGATCACGGCCCGCAGCGGGACGACGATCGAGGTTCACAACACGGATGCCGAGGGGCGGGTGGTGCTGGCCGACGTCCTCGACGTGGTCCGTGGCTTGCAGCCGCGGCGGATCATCGATGTGGCGACGTTGACGGGCGCCTGCATGGTGGCGCTCGGCCACGACGTTGCGGGGTTGTTCACGAATGACCAGCCGTGGTGTGACGCGGTGGCGGCAGCGGCACGGTCGGTGGGGGAGCCGGTCTGGCAGCTGCCGATGTACGAGGAGTACGACGAGCAGATCAAGAGCGACGTGGCGGACATCAAGAACGTGGGCGACGGCCGGTGGGGGGGTGCGATCACGGCGGCGAAGTTCCTCGAGCGGTTCGTGGGCAAGATTCCCTGGACGCACATCGACATCGCCGGCCCCTCCTTCGCCGAGAAGCCGAAGCCCTGGACGGATGGGGGTGGGACGGGCGCGATGGTGCGCGCGTTCGTGGAACTCGCCCGGAATGCGACCACGAAAGCATGA